One genomic segment of Acanthochromis polyacanthus isolate Apoly-LR-REF ecotype Palm Island chromosome 9, KAUST_Apoly_ChrSc, whole genome shotgun sequence includes these proteins:
- the LOC110948959 gene encoding nuclear receptor ROR-beta-like, whose protein sequence is MRAQIEVIPCKICGDKSSGIHYGVITCEGCKGFFRRSQQNNAMYSCSRQRNCLIDRTNRNRCQHCRLQKCLALGMSRDAVKFGRMSKKQRDSLYAEVQKHQKSQECVGSGGGGSTTLSLPREDGVCGGGAEDAEEGLSRSYSSGGSSSTLSDLDDIAALPDLFDLPLTPEEASEYCSLELLGGGGASTGNTSNSSSSSSSSSSLSNQNSPQQTMLDGADTNGLQLLHSHSHTHPLLGHTHALLDLPDDCSLTDLERITQSIVKSHLDTCQYSAEDMKRFTWVQYTPEETRVFQNKSAEWMWQQCAHHITNAIQYVVEFAKRIAGFMDLCQNDQIILLKAGCLEVLLIRMCRAFNINNSTIFFNGKFAPAQFFKALGCDDLVSAVFDLGKGLCRLQLSDEEMALFSAAVLLSPDRPWLTEGQKVQKLQEKVYLALQHSLHKSGASDEKLDKMVSKLPIMKSICNLHIDKLEFFRLVHPETAYSFPPLYREVFGSDMSLPDSTDS, encoded by the exons CTCAGATTGAGGTCATCCCCTGTAAGATCTGTGGGGACAAGTCCTCAGGAATCCACTATGGAGTCATCACCTGCGAAGGCTGCAAG GGTTTCTTCCGTCGCAGTCAGCAGAACAACGCCATGTACTCCTGTTCTCGCCAGCGGAACTGTCTGATCGACCGAACTAACCGCAACCGCTGCCAGCACTGCCGCCTACAGAAGTGTCTGGCTTTGGGCATGAGTCGAGATG ctgtGAAGTTTGGCCGGATGTCAAAGAAGCAGCGTGACAGCCTCTATGCCGAGGTTCAAAAGCATCAGAAGTCCCAAGAGTGTGTGGGCTCTGGAGGCGGCGGCTCCACCACTCTGTCTTTACCCAGGGAGGACGGAGTCTGTGGCGGTGGTGCAGAGGATGCCGAGGAGGGTCTGAGCCGGTCCTACAGCAGCGGCGGCTCCAGCTCCACTCTCAGCGACCTGGACGACATCGCAGCGCTGCCTGACCTGTTCGACCTGCCGCTGACCCCCGAGGAGGCCAGCGAGTACTGCAGCCTGGAGCTGCTCGGAGGCGGAGGTGCCAGCACCGGGAATACCTCCAACTCAtcatcctcttcttcctcttcctcatccttGTCCAATCAGAATTCCCCGCAGCAGACTATGCTGGACGGGGCAGACACCAATGGGCTCCAGCTCCTGCAttcacactctcacacacatccGCTGCtgggacacacacatgcactgctGGACCTGCCTGATGACTGCTCATTAACAGACCTTG AGCGTATCACTCAGAGTATTGTTAAGTCTCACCTGGACACTTGTCAGTACAGCGCCGAAGACATGAAGAGATTCACTTGGGTACAATACACACCTGAGGAAACGCGCGTTTTTCAGAACAAG TCAGCAGAGTGGATGTGGCAGCAGTGTGCACACCACATCACCAACGCCATCCAATACGTGGTGGAGTTTGCCAAACGTATTGCGGGCTTTATGGACCTGTGCCAGAACGATCAGATTATACTCCTGAAAGCAG GCTGCCTGGAGGTCCTGCTTATACGTATGTGCCGAGCtttcaacatcaacaacagcaCCATCTTCTTCAACGGCAAATTCGCCCCGGCTCAGTTCTTTAAAGCTCTTG GGTGCGATGACCTGGTCAGCGCCGTGTTTGATCTTGGAAAAGGACTCTGCCGTCTGCAGCTGTCCGATGAGGAGATGGCTCTGTTTAGTGCTGCCGTCCTTCTATCCCCTG ATCGACCTTGGCTCACAGAAGGCCAGAAGGTTCAGAAACTCCAGGAGAAAGTCTACCTGGCTCTGCAGCACAGTCTACATAAGAGTGGTGCCTCTGACGAAAAACTGGACAAG ATGGTGTCCAAGCTGCCCATAATGAAGTCTATCTGTAACCTCCACATCGACAAACTGGAGTTTTTCCGTTTGGTCCACCCAGAGACCGCCTACAGTTTCCCACCACTGTATCGGGAAGTGTTTGGCAGCGACATGTCCCTGCCGGACTCCACTGATAGCTAG
- the sema4e gene encoding semaphorin-4E, with the protein MHPLLSLGVFWLLPLALMLEEDSPLDCVPRRSVPYHRDNARLFREEGVFNYSTMLLREDLDLLVLGAREAVYALDLNDISKKHASVKWEVTQQQKDDCKNKGKDPETECLNYIRILHKTEDDRMYVCGTNAFDPECDYMSYSDGELTFEKTAEDGKGKCPFDPFQRYASIMVDNDLYSATSMNFLGSEPIMMRSSPISVRTEFKSSWLNEPNFVSMAQMPESDKSEEGDDDKVYLFFSETAVECDCYNKLVVSRVARVCKGDVGGLRTLQKKWTSFLKARMDCPVLESQLPYIIQDTYRWCDPEQHWKHCLFYAVFTPQSDTSDLSAVCAYRVSDISRVFEEGKYKSPVLVETSFVKWVMYSGDVPIPRPGACINNEARKEGITQTLDLPDRTLQFIRDKPLMDQTIQPIGEKPLLVRRGATFTRVIVNQVQAADGEKYHVMFIGTDNGTLLKAVNYDGEMFIIEEVQLFQSAESIKILQFSNVTGQLYAGSDYGATQVPLATCERSLSCMDCVLARDPYCGWDKTDKKCVSVSNSERELIQSVKGGNASLCPVADPVKPEDKFIWPGGNLKLSCPSPSNLAEKSWERDNRRLTSSARFQLLQDGLLILNSSASDTGWYRCLSVERSKAGDYTSTVAEYQVTIDPKGFGRDGSPLSPQAQTDGPSVAGLQAVVALLVIGLVALFAWNFYNGHLPLPWNCGKNRAQPQGTQDQEAVNSTVTYRDALRPALAENKPLVLGTDNNGRNNNHTGREAALNGAGENDAPEVNLPSLQYIDDESEI; encoded by the exons ATGCATCCGCTGCTGTCCCTCGGTGTCTTTTGGCTGCTGCCCCTGGCCTTGATGCTGGAAGAGGACTCACCGCTCGACTGTGTCCCCCGCAGATCTGTGCCCTATCACA GGGACAACGCTCGTCTGTTTCGTGAGGAGGGCGTGTTCAATTACTCCACCATGCTGTTGAGAGAAGACTTGGACTTGCTCGTGCTGGGTGCCAGGGAGGCAGTGTATGCGCTTGACCTCAATGACATCTCCAAGAAACATGCTTCA GTTAAATGGGAAGTGACACAGCAGCAAAAAGATGATtgtaaaaataaaggaaaagacCCAGAG ACGGAGTGCTTGAACTACATCAGGATCCTGCATAAGACGGAGGATGACAGGATGTATGTGTGTGGAACCAACGCTTTTGATCCAGAGTGCGACTACATG TCCTATTCAGATGGAGAGCTGACTTTTGAGAAGACGGCAGAGGATGGTAAAGGGAAGTGTCCGTTCGATCCTTTCCAGAGATATGCTTCCATCATGGTTG ATAACGACTTGTACTCAGCAACTTCTATGAACTTTCTCGGTTCTGAGCCCATCATGATGCGCAGCTCTCCTATCTCCGTACGCACCGAGTTCAAAAGCTCCTGGCTTAACG AGCCGAACTTTGTCTCCATGGCTCAGATGCCAGAGAGCGACAAGAGCGAGGAGGGAGATGACGACAAAGTCTACCTGTTCTTCAGTGAGACAGCCGTGGAGTGTGACTGCTATAACAAGCTGGTTGTTTCCCGTGTGGCCCGCGTCTGCAAG GGAGATGTTGGAGGTCTGAGGACTTTGCAGAAGAAGTGGACATCCTTCCTGAAGGCTAGAATGGACTGTCCGGTGCTAGAGTCCCAGCTGCCGTATATTATCCAGGACACATACCGCTGGTGTGACCCAGAGCAGCACTGGAAGCACTGTCTTTTTTATGCCGTCTTCACACCTCAGTC ggaCACATCAGACCTGTCTGCAGTGTGTGCGTACCGCGTGTCAGACATCAGCAGAGTGTTTGAGGAGGGAAAATACAAGAGCCCAGTCCTCGTAGAAACCTCTTTTGTTAAGTGGGTGATGTATAGCGGAGACGTCCCCATCCCTCGGCCCGGAGCT TGTATAAACAATGAGGCCCGTAAAGAGGGCATAACTCAGACCCTGGACCTCCCAGACCGGACCCTTCAGTTTATCAGAGATAAGCCCCTAATGGACCAGACTATCCAGCCAATAGGGGAAAAGCCTCTACTGGTGCGAAGGGGAGCTACATTCACACGCGTCATCGTTAACCAAGTGCAAGCCGCAGATGGCGAGAAGTACCATGTGATGTTTATAGGCACCG aTAACGGTACATTACTCAAAGCTGTGAACTACGATGGAGAGATGTTCATCATAGAGGAAGTGCAACTCTTCCAGTCAGCAGAGTCTATCAAGATTCTTCAGTTTTCTAATGTCACG GGTCAGCTCTATGCAGGTTCAGACTATGGAGCAACACAGGTACCACTGGCCACCTGTGAGAGGTCCTTATCCTGTATGGACTGTGTACTGGCCAGAGACCCATACTGTGGCTGGGACAAGACTGATaagaaatgtgtttctgtttctaatTCAGAAAG AGAGTTAATACAGAGTGTGAAAGGAGGAAATGCCTCTCTTTGCCCAGTAGCTG ACCCTGTCAAgcctgaggataagttcatctggCCGGGTGGTAACCTGAAGCTCAGTTGCCCTTCGCCTTCCAACCTGGCAGAAAAAAGCTGGGAGCGTGATAACCGCCGCCTGACATCCTCAGCTCGTTTTCAGCTTCTACAAGACGGACTGCTTATTCTCAACTCTTCAGCTAGCGACACCGGTTGGTACCGCTGCTTGTCTGTGGAGCGCTCCAAAGCTGGCGACTACACCAGCACTGTGGCTGAGTACCAGGTCACAATAGATCCAAAAGGCTTTGGTAGGGACGGTTCGCCGCTGTCTCCCCAAGCACAGACTGATGGCCCCTCTGTGGCTGGTCTGCAGGCTGTAGTTGCGCTCCTTGTGATTGGACTTGTCGCCCTTTTCGCCTGGAACTTTTACAACGGCCACCTACCTCTGCCCTGGAACTGTGGAAAGAATAGAGCACAACCCCAGGGGACCCAAGACCAGGAGGCTGTAAACTCCACTGTGACTTACCGAGATGCTCTGCGGCCTGCACTGGCTGAAAACAAGCCTCTGGTGTTGGGAACGGACAACAACGGCAGGAACAATAACCACACTGGTAGAGAGGCTGCACTCAATGGTGCAGGGGAGAATGATGCCCCGGAAGTCAACCTGCCATCTCTGCAGTACATTGATGACGAGTCAGAAATTTGA
- the LOC110948962 gene encoding endophilin-A2-like isoform X2, translating into MSITGFKKQFYKASQMVSEKVGGAEGTKLDEDFKDLERRADVTSKAVVEVLSKTSEYLQPNPATRAKLSMLNTVSKIRGQVKSPGYPQPEGLLGECMTKYGREMGEDNNFGGALVDIGETMKRMAEVKDSLDIDVKQNFIDPLQAVADKDIKDIQHHLKKLEGRRLDYDYKKKRQGKIQDEEIRQALEKFHESKELAESSMHNLLETDVEQVSQLSSFVESLLQYHRQASQILEELSDKLRERVNEAQSRPRREYTPKPRPAFDFAEVEHSNGGYTPAVSNPPAYSPAAAQYPSPSFQRTSVKSRSREWTDEDGVSPTWNKFD; encoded by the exons ATGTCCATCACAGGATTTAAGAAGCAATTTTACAAAGCTAGTCAG ATGGTGAGTGAGAAAGTCGGAGGTGCAGAGGGAACCAAACTGGATGAAGATTTTAAGGACCTAGAAAGG AGAGCAGATGTTACCAGCAAAGCAGTTGTGGAAGTCCTCAGTAAGACATCGGAGTACCTCCAGCCCAACCCAGCAACAAGAGCTAAGCTTTCCATGCTAAACACCGTGTCCAAAATCCGTGGGCAGGTGAAGAGTCCAGGTTACCCCCAGCCTGAGGGTCTTCTGGGGGAGTGTATGACTAAATATGGAAGAGAGATGGGCGAAGACAACAACTTTG GTGGGGCTCTAGTAGACATAGGAGAGACAATGAAGAGGATGGCCGAGGTCAAGGACTCTTTGGATATTGATGTGAAGCAGAACTTTATTGACCCACTACAGGCAGTCGCTGACAAGGACATCAAAGACATTCAG CACCACCTGAAGAAGTTGGAGGGCCGTCGTCTGGACTATGACTATAAAAAGAAACGTCAGGGTAAAATCCAAGATGAAGAAATCAGACAGGCCCTGGAGAAGTTCCACGAGTCCAAAGAGCTGGCTGAGAGCTCCATGCATAACCTGCTGGAAACAGAT GTGGAGCAGGTGAGTCAGCTGTCTTCCTTTGTGGAGTCTCTGCTGCAGTACCACAGACAGGCCTCACAGATCCTGGAGGAGCTTTCTGACAAACTGAGAGAAAG GGTGAATGAAGCTCAGTCGCGTCCAAGGCGTGAATACACACCCAAACCCCGACCAGCCTTTGACTTTGCAGAGGTGGAGCACTCAAACGGAGGATACACCCCAGCTGTTTCAAACCCTCCAGCTTACTCTCCTG CCGCAGCACAATATCCAAGTCCATCCTTTCAAAGAACCTCCGTCAAGAGCAGATCGCGTGAGTGGACAGATGAGGATGGCGTGTCGCCTACATGGAACAAATTTGACTAA
- the LOC110948962 gene encoding endophilin-A2-like isoform X1: MSITGFKKQFYKASQMVSEKVGGAEGTKLDEDFKDLERRADVTSKAVVEVLSKTSEYLQPNPATRAKLSMLNTVSKIRGQVKSPGYPQPEGLLGECMTKYGREMGEDNNFGGALVDIGETMKRMAEVKDSLDIDVKQNFIDPLQAVADKDIKDIQHHLKKLEGRRLDYDYKKKRQGKIQDEEIRQALEKFHESKELAESSMHNLLETDVEQVSQLSSFVESLLQYHRQASQILEELSDKLRERVNEAQSRPRREYTPKPRPAFDFAEVEHSNGGYTPAVSNPPAYSPGEPCCKALYDFEPENDGELGFREGDIITLVSYIDENWFEGSLRGKSGYFPNNYVEVVVPLPH, encoded by the exons ATGTCCATCACAGGATTTAAGAAGCAATTTTACAAAGCTAGTCAG ATGGTGAGTGAGAAAGTCGGAGGTGCAGAGGGAACCAAACTGGATGAAGATTTTAAGGACCTAGAAAGG AGAGCAGATGTTACCAGCAAAGCAGTTGTGGAAGTCCTCAGTAAGACATCGGAGTACCTCCAGCCCAACCCAGCAACAAGAGCTAAGCTTTCCATGCTAAACACCGTGTCCAAAATCCGTGGGCAGGTGAAGAGTCCAGGTTACCCCCAGCCTGAGGGTCTTCTGGGGGAGTGTATGACTAAATATGGAAGAGAGATGGGCGAAGACAACAACTTTG GTGGGGCTCTAGTAGACATAGGAGAGACAATGAAGAGGATGGCCGAGGTCAAGGACTCTTTGGATATTGATGTGAAGCAGAACTTTATTGACCCACTACAGGCAGTCGCTGACAAGGACATCAAAGACATTCAG CACCACCTGAAGAAGTTGGAGGGCCGTCGTCTGGACTATGACTATAAAAAGAAACGTCAGGGTAAAATCCAAGATGAAGAAATCAGACAGGCCCTGGAGAAGTTCCACGAGTCCAAAGAGCTGGCTGAGAGCTCCATGCATAACCTGCTGGAAACAGAT GTGGAGCAGGTGAGTCAGCTGTCTTCCTTTGTGGAGTCTCTGCTGCAGTACCACAGACAGGCCTCACAGATCCTGGAGGAGCTTTCTGACAAACTGAGAGAAAG GGTGAATGAAGCTCAGTCGCGTCCAAGGCGTGAATACACACCCAAACCCCGACCAGCCTTTGACTTTGCAGAGGTGGAGCACTCAAACGGAGGATACACCCCAGCTGTTTCAAACCCTCCAGCTTACTCTCCTG gcgAGCCATGCTGTAAAGCTCTGTATGACTTTGAGCCAGAGAATGATGGAGAGCTGGGCTTCCGCGAGGGTGACATCATCACCTTGGTCAGTTACATTGATGAGAACTGGTTTGAAGGAAGCCTTCGTGGAAAATCGGGATACTTCCCCAACAACTATGTTGAAGTGGTAGTGCCTCTGCCACACTGA
- the cactin gene encoding LOW QUALITY PROTEIN: splicing factor Cactin (The sequence of the model RefSeq protein was modified relative to this genomic sequence to represent the inferred CDS: deleted 2 bases in 1 codon): MGSKSRRRSRSKSRSRSRDRRVKSRGNRSQSPEERRGRSRSADTKKAARGRGRSGSRGSSDGAPARRRPQHRGRSGSSSGSENDRRREPRRQRSISRGRSSSSDLDDPKMRGRREEVENRRGTSRERTRGRSQSSSGSRDGGSDRDRRRRRSPDRGSPVRDWRRKERDREREKWKSNSRDREKKETETKAESKGRSEERERGRSDRSRENNSYRGRQRSSSPDSSDSSGSDNEGRVVKEKEERKKQKEMMKALETPEEKRARRLAKKEAKEKKRREKMGWSEEYMGYTNADNPFGDNNLLGTFKWQKALDKKGIGHLGEKELKERNKCIQEENRRELQKVKQLRLEREREKAMRETELEMLQREKEAEHFKTWAEQEDNFHLHQAKLRSKIRIRDGRAKPIDLLAKYISAEDDDLAVEMHEPYTFLNGLTVTDMDDLLEDIKVYMELEQGKNVDFWRDMTTITEDEISKLRKLEASGKGPGDRREGINTAVSTDVQTVFKGKTYSQLQALHLNIESKIRAGGSNLDIGYWESLLQQVRVYMARARLRERHQDVLRQKLFKLKQEQGVESEPLFPIIKEEPRTEEDEERTGGPSRELTTEEPSVSSSSRNRNRDAEEDEEEPGTSGAGSRDEDGGEKDEGKDDEEKGEVVEAVLTEEDLIQQSQAEYDSGRYSPALLTPSELPLDTHTITPEEDTHRLQLARRQLQVTGDAKESAEDAFVRRAKEGMGNDEAQFSVEFPVTGKMYLWADKYRPRKPRFFNRVHTGFEWNKYNQTHYDFDNPPPKIVQGYKFNIFYPDLIDKRSTPQYFLEPSPDNKDFGILRFHAGPPYEDIAFKIVNREWEYSHRHGFRCQFANGIFQLWFHFKRYRYRR; this comes from the exons ATGGGTTCGAAGTCGCGACGTCGGTCCCGGTCTAAGTCCAGGAGTCGGAGCCGAGACCGGCGGGTCAAGTCCAGAGGGAACAGGTCTCAATCtccagaggagaggagaggccGCAGTCGATCTGCGGACACGAAAAAAGCCGCCCGTGGTCGTGGAAGATCCGGCAGCAGGGGCTCGAGTGATGGCGCTCCAGCACGGCGGCGGCCTCAACACAGGGGTCGATCAGGCTCCAGCAGCGGGTCGGAGAACGACAGGAGGCGAGAACCACGCCGTCAAAGGAGCATATCAAGAGGTCGATCATCAAG CTCTGATTTAGATGATCCCAAAatgagagggaggagagaggaagtgGAAAATCGTAGAGGAACATCTCGGGAGAGGACAAGGGGAAGATCTCAGTCAAGCTCTGGCTCCCGAGATGGAGGCAGCGACagagataggaggagaagaagaagtccTGACAGAGGGAGTCCAGTCAGAGACTGGCGGAGGAAAGAgcgggacagagagagagaaaaatggaaGAGCAACAGCAGAGAtcgggaaaaaaaagagacggAGACAAAAGCCGAGAGCAAAGGAAGA AGTGAAGAGAGGGAGCGAGGGAGGAGTgatagaagtagagagaacaaCAGCTACAGAGGAAGGCAACGCTCCAGTTCACCCGACTCATCTGACAGCTCAGGGTCTGATAACGAGGGCCGTGTTGtcaaagaaaaggaggagaggaaaaaacagaaggaGATGATGAAAGCTCTGGAGACACCAGAAGAGAAGAGAGCCAGGAGACTAGCAAAGAAAGAGgcaaaggagaagaaaaggagagagaagatgggcTGGAGTGAGGAGTACATGGGATACACTAATGCAGACAATCCCTTCGGTGACAACAACTTACTGGGCACATTTAAGTGGCAGAAG GCACTGGACAAGAAAGGCATTGGTCATCTTGGAGAAAAGGAGCTTAAAGAAAGGAACAAATGCATTCAGGAGGAAAACCGCCGAGAGCTGCAGAAG GTGAAACAGCTGCGTCTGGAACGGGAGCGAGAGAAAGCCATGAGAGAGACAGAGCTGGAAatgctgcagagagagaaagaagcagaGCATTTCAAGACTTGGGCTGAGCAGGAGGACAATTTTCATCTGCACCAGGCCAAACTAAG GTCTAAGATCAGAATTCGCGACGGTCGTGCCAAGCCCATTGACCTTTTGGCAAAGTACATCAGTGCAGAAGATGATGATCTTGCTGTGGAGATGCATGAACCCTACACATTTCTCAATGGGTTAACAGTCACTGACATGGACGACCTGCTGGAGGACATAAAG GTTTACATGGAGTTGGAGCAGGGGAAGAACGTGGACTTCTGGAGAGACATGACGACCATCACTGAGGACGAGATCAGCAAGCTGAGAAAACTGGAGGCCTCTGGGAAAGGACCAG GTGATCGTCGTGAGGGCATCAACACGGCTGTGAGCACTGACGTTCAGACTGTGTTCAAAGGAAAGACATACAGCCAGCTGCAAGCCCTGCATCTGAACATTGAGTCAAAGATTCGGGCTGGAGGATCCAATCTTGATATTGGTTACTGGGAGAGTCTGTTGCAACAAGTCAGAGTCTACATGGCCAGAGCCAG GTTGCGAGAGCGACACCAGGATGTGCTACGTCAGAAACTGTTCAAGCTGAAACAGGAACAGGGAGTGGAAAGTGAACCTTTGTTCCCCATCATTAAAGAGGAACCGAGGACAGAGGAGGATGA agagagaacaggaggGCCATCAAGGGAGCTCACAACAGAAGAACCCAGTGTGTCTTCATCCTCAAGGAATAGGAACAGAGACgcagaggaggatgaggaggaaccAGGCACATCTGGAGCAGGAAGCCGGGATGAGGATGGAGGAGAAAAGGATGAGGGGAAGGATGACGAGGAGAAGGGTGAGGTGGTGGAGGCCGTGCTGACGGAGGAGGACCTCATCCAGCAGAGCCAGGCGGAGTACGACTCAGGTCGCTACAGTCCAGCGCTGCTCACGCCCTCTGAGCTGCCGctggacacacacaccatcacTCCAGAAGAAGACACACACAGGCTGCAGTTAGCTCGCAGACAGCTCCAAGTCACCG GTGATGCTAAGGAAAGCGCAGAGGACGCCTTCGTACGTCGAGCCAAAGAAGGAATGGGCAACGACGAGGCCCAGTTCAGCGTCGAGTTTCCAGTCACGGGGAAAATGTACCTGTGGGCAGACAAATACCGCCCCAGGAAACCCCGCTTCTTCAACAGGGTCCACACTGGTTTCGAGTGGAACAAGTACAACCAGACGCATTACGACTTCGACAACCCTCCGCCCAAGATCGTCCAAGGTTACAAGTTCAACATCTTCTACCCGGATCTGATCGACAAACGCTCCACCCCTCAGTACTTCCTCGAGCCCAGTCCTGACAACAAGGACTTTGGGATTTTACGGTTCCACGCGGGCCCTCCGTACGAGGACATTGCTTTCAAGATTGTAAACAGGGAGTGGGAGTACTCACATCGACACGGCTTCCGCTGTCAGTTTGCCAAtgggatcttccagctgtggTTCCACTTCAAGAGATACCGCTACAGGAGATAA
- the stap2a gene encoding signal-transducing adaptor protein 2a — protein MAAAPVRQRSGPGGHRAQLPPCYYEGYLEKRGPKEKASKRLWTCLCGNSLYFFNNAKDTHYVEKLDLSGFVSLKDDCSRDRNLEAARLILRMKDGETKLTAPNLESRELWKGFLYSVIDLNVPSCLTLLPGQLQMLKEVVDKERSRRRSRNPARAPPSPLSVPLVGEIPACFRPVSRTEAEVLLERHPDCGNMLLRPGRDGCSLAVTTRQDLNGSVFRHYRVTQRDQGGYVIDVENPIPCATLHEVIDALVEKTAGTLQPFLLEEPYEENITYVSANDENGERILHTAPSSPLPKAPALPPKQDRWSTSPLSRSPAPDRRILTSPVPASPTNPMRRLILSPSPLAQTLNEELKVKLEKRRASQE, from the exons ATGGCGGCTGCACCCGTCAGGCAGCGCTCCGGACCGGGGGGACACCGGGCGCAGCTCCCGCCCTGCTACTATGAGGGATACCTGGAGAAGCGAGGACCGAAAGAAAAG GCATCCAAGCGGCTGTGGACCTGTCTGTGTGGGAACTCGTTGTATTTCTTCAACAATGCAAAGGACACTCAT tatgtGGAGAAGCTGGACCTCAGTGGGTTTGTGTCCCTGAAAGATGACTGCAGCCGAGACAGAAACCTGGAGGCGGCCAGACTCATCCTCCGCATGAAGGATGGGGAGACCAAGCTCACA GCACCCAACTTAGAATCGCGGGAGCTGTGGAAGGGTTTCCTCTACTCTGTTATAGAT CTGAATGTACCATCATGTCTCACGCTGCTGCCGGGGCAGCTACAGATGCTGAAGGAGGTGGTGGACAAAGAAAGATCAAGACGGAGGTCTCGCAATCCTGCTCGAGCTCCTCCTTCACCTCTCTCTGTTCCTTTAGTAGGAGAGATCCCAGC GTGTTTTCGTCCGGTGTCCCGAACGGAGGCTGAAGTCCTCTTGGAGAGACACCCAGACTGTGGCAACATGTTGCTCCGTCCAGGCAGAGACGGATGCTCGCTGGCTGTCACTACCAGACAGGACCTCAATGG GTCAGTGTTCAGACATTACAGAGTCACTCAGAGGGACCAGGGTGGTTATGTCATTGACGTGGAAAATCCT ATTCCCTGTGCGACGCTGCATGAGGTCATTGATGCCCTGGTAGAAAAGACAGCAGGAACTTTACAGCCTTTCTTACTGGAGGAGCCTTACGAGGAGAATATCA CATATGTTTCTGCCAATGATGAAAACGGAGAGAGGATCCTTCACACTGCCCCCTCCAGCCCCCTGCCCAAAGCTCCAGCCCTGCCTCCAAAACAAG ATCGCTGGTCCACGAGCCCCCTGTCCAGGTCCCCTGCCCCAGACCGACGTATCCTGACCTCACCGGTGCCAGCGTCGCCCACCAACCCGATGAGACGCCTCATCCTCTCCCCTTCCCCTCTCGCACAGA CACTCAATGAGGAGCTCAAAGTGAAGCTCGAGAAAAGACGAGCCAGTCAGGAGTGA